Proteins encoded in a region of the Zea mays cultivar B73 chromosome 2, Zm-B73-REFERENCE-NAM-5.0, whole genome shotgun sequence genome:
- the LOC103647784 gene encoding heterogeneous nuclear ribonucleoprotein 1: protein MEADSGKLFVGGISWETDEDRLREYFGRFGDVTEAVIMRDRNTGRARGFGFVVFADSGIAERVTMEKHMIDGRMVEAKKAVPRDDQSIASKNNSSIGSPGPGRTRKIFVGGLASNVTEVEFRRYFEQFGVITDVVVMYDHNTQRPRGFGFITYDSEDAVDKALHKNFHELNGKMVEVKRAVPKEQSPGPIARSPAGGQNYAMSRVHNFLNGFNQGYNPNPLGGYGMRVDARYGLLAGARNGFSSFGPGYGMGMSVEGGMRGYFGASSGFVNSSNGRQIGSYFNGSSNRLGSPIGYVGLNDDSGSILSSMSRNVWGNGNLNYIGNHTNMNSFPQPGSGGGISGDEISWGSLTSAHGMSNISSLGSGNLGRGTGDNNFGLPSGNYVRSNSTGTIGEPFSASANAYESNNPGAYGSSSIYGDSTWRFNSSEVDMPPFGHDLGNDDPDIKSEISASYMGNYTVNNNQTSRGITS from the exons ATGGAAGCCGACTCTGGGAAGCTCTTCGTCGGCGGCATCTCGTGGGAGACGGACGAGGATCGCCTCCGCGAGTACTTCGGTCGCTTCGGCGACGTCACCGAGGCCGTTATCATGCGGGACCGCAACACCGGCCGCGCCCGTGGGTTCGGGTTCGTCGTCTTCGCCGACTCTGGGATCGCCGAGCGCGTCACCATGGAGAAGCATATGATCGACGGCCGCATG GTGGAAGCAAAGAAGGCCGTTCCCAGGGACGACCAAAGTATTGCGAGCAAGAACAATAGCAGCATAGGGTCACCTGGACCAGGACGTACTAGAAAGATCTTTGTTGGGGGTCTGGCTTCAAATGTTACCGAGGTCGAATTCAGAAGGTACTTTGAGCAATTCGGTGTGATAACCGATGTGGTGGTGATGTATGACCACAATACGCAGAGGCCCAGGGGCTTTGGTTTCATCACATATGACTCAGAAGACGCAGTGGATAAGGCACTGCACAAGAACTTCCATGAGCTCAATGGTAAAATGGTTGAGGTCAAGAGGGCTGTACCAAAGGAGCAGTCTCCTGGACCTATTGCACGTTCACCTGCAGGGGGGCAGAACTATGCTATGAGCAGGGTTCATAACTTTCTAAATGGTTTTAACCAGGGTTACAACCCGAACCCCCTTGGTGGTTATGGCATGCGGGTGGATGCAAGGTATGGTCTCCTTGCAGGTGCACGGAATGGGTTCTCTTCGTTTGGTCCAGGTTATGGAATGGGCATGAGCGTTGAAGGTGGAATGCGTGGATATTTTGGTGCAAGTTCTGGTTTCGTCAATAGCTCCAATGGGCGGCAAATAGGTTCTTACTTTAATGGTAGTTCAAACCGATTAGGTAGTCCAATTGGGTATGTTGGCCTTAACGATGATTCAGGATCAATACTGAGTTCAATGTCTAGAAATGTCTGGGGTAATGGAAATCTGAACTACATAGGCAACCATACAAACATGAATTCTTTTCCTCAACCTGGAAGTGGTGGGGGTATTTCTGGTGATGAAATTAGTTGGGGAAGCCTTACTTCTGCTCATGGGATGAGCAACATTTCAAGCCTTGGATCGGGAAACCTTGGCCGTGGAACCGGAGATAACAACTTTGGCTTGCCTTCTGGAAACTATGTTAGGAGCAACTCAACTGGTACAATTGGTGAGCCATTTTCTGCATCAGCCAATGCATATGAATCGAACAATCCAGGTGCATATGGCAGCAGCTCTATTTATGGTGACTCAACCTGGAGGTTCAACTCATCTGAGGTTGATATGCCTCCTTTTGGTCATGATCTTGGAAATGATGATCCAGATATCAAATCAGAAATATCAGCAAGCTATATGGGCAACTATACTGTTAATAACAATCAGACAAGCAGAG GTATCACTTCCTAG
- the LOC103647786 gene encoding U-box domain-containing protein 4 has product MVSLAGSQIPSPSRGQSPCAAARPQRRQGHSMRTIRSALLQPDSSPVPADGGADAGDSDIENLTDSVIDFRLRELAATAGPAHPAAVAKSSSAINAAATELLDLSRDFSDYSSFNSDISGELERLASATGARAAPRPGPGAAAVVDLNDLESMDLSADAAPLERLEPFVRACVRALGPGAGPDARRAAAARIRLLAKHRSDVRELIGVSGAIPALVPLLRSTDPVAQESAATALLNLSLEDRNRSAITTAGAIKPLVYALRTGTAPAKQNAACALLSLSGIEDNRATIGACGAIPPLVALLSAASTRGKKDALTTLYRLCSARRNKERAVSAGAVVPLVHLVGRRGSGTCEKAMVVLGSLAGIDEGRQAVVQAGGIPALVEAIEDGPAREKELAVVALLQVCSDSPRNRALLVREGAIPPLVALSQSGSARAKHKAETLLGYLREQRQGFGCRAGAVVATSLAR; this is encoded by the exons ATGGTCTCGCTCGCTGGCTCCCAGATCCCCTCGCCTTCGCGGGGGCAGAGCCCCTGCGCGGCCGCGCGGCCGCAGCGCCGGCAGGGACACTCCATGCGCACCATCCGCTCCGCGCTGCTGCAGCCGGACTCCTCCCCGGTCCCGGCGGATGGCGGCGCCGACGCGGGCGACTCGGACATTGAGAACCTCACCGACTCCGTCATCGACTTCCGCCTCCGCGAGCTCGCCGCCACCGCGGGGCCCGCGCACCCGGCGGCCGTCGCCAAGTCGTCCTCCGCCATCAACGCCGCCGCCACGGAGCTGCTCGACCTGTCGCGGGACTTCTCCGACTACTCCAGCTTCAACTCCGACATCTCCGGGGAGCTTGAGCGCCTCGCTTCCGCCACGGGGGCGCGCGCGGCGCCCAGGCCCGGGCCGGGCGCCGCCGCAGTCGTCGATCTGAACGACCTCGAGTCCATGGACCTGTCGGCGGACGCGGCGCCGCTGGAGCGCCTGGAGCCGTTCGTGCGGGCGTGCGTGCGGGCGCTGGGGCCCGGCGCCGGCCCGGACGCGCGGCGCGCGGCCGCGGCCAGGATACGCCTGCTGGCGAAGCACCGGTCGGACGTCCGCGAGCTGATCGGCGTGTCGGGCGCCATCCCGGCGCTCGTGCCGCTGCTGCGGAGCACCGACCCCGTGGCGCAGGAGAGCGCGGCCACCGCGCTGCTCAACCTCTCGCTCGAGGACCGGAACCGCTCCGCCATCACGACGGCGGGCGCCATCAAGCCGCTCGTCTACGCGCTGCGCACCGGCACGGCTCCCGCCAAGCAGAACGCCGCGTGCGCGCTGCTCAGCCTCTCGGGCATCGAGGACAACCGCGCCACCATCGGGGCCTGCGGCGCCATCCCGCCGCTCGTGGCGCTGCTCTCCGCGGCCTCCACGCGCGGCAAGAAGGACGCGCTCACCACGCTCTACCGCCTCTGCTCCGCGCGCAGGAACAAGGAGCGCGCGGTCAGCGCCGGCGCCGTCGTGCCGCTCGTGCATCTCGTCGGCCGCCGCGGCAGCGGGACGTGCGAGAAGGCAATGGTGGTCCTTGGGAGCCTCGCGGGCATCGACGAGGGCCGTCAAGCCGTGGTACAGGCTGGCGGGATCCCTGCGCTGGTTGAGGCCATCGAGGACGGCCCTGCCAGGGAGAAGGAGCTCGCCGTGGTGGCGCTTCTGCAGGTGTGCTCCGACTCCCCGCGTAACCGTGCGCTTCTTGTACGCGAGGGCGCCATCCCGCCTCTCGTTGCGCTATCGCAGTCCGGCTCTGCCCGTGCCAAGCACAAG GCTGAGACTTTGCTTGGCTACCTGCGGGAGCAGAGACAAGGGTTTGGCTGCAGAGCTGGAGCAGTGGTAGCAACTAGCTTGGCCAGGTAA